A single region of the Mercenaria mercenaria strain notata chromosome 6, MADL_Memer_1, whole genome shotgun sequence genome encodes:
- the LOC128558028 gene encoding uncharacterized protein LOC128558028: MGKGLVAMGGNKYDGYADLEITGSGSRGRGRTRVRSEVEPEGSTEPEPYWPLAFQQWGSAWHLHTYSVACIFMFIAILAAMSMIVYLKNKQVLKQVTLTFTLQCLLLYFTLLRSLVMFINPYQTEEKINDTVFHMMWSFSLPGLTAAFSVLLLVFLDTTKMTLGPPVFQKLSVLLIFTACHFVIVVSADIICALVTSSCAPMLMFCQALFILYGTLLAAGYAYTAISLHRKCVTGVISAEENRKIIRLIKISGFASFIALSIAVTHLYAACSEFGIYSDVIYVNAWDWWILQSVLRFEEIMSSCLILLIAFRNPFAGNCRIRNWMLKSVNRKINPLPQTDVSPLDKTQVT, translated from the exons AACCGGAAGCGGAAGCAGAGGGCGAGGTAGAACCAGAGTCAGAAGTGAGGTTGAACCGGAAGGTTCTACTGAGCCAGAACCATACTGGCCTTTAGCATTTCAACAATGGGGATCGGCATGGCATTTACACACGTATTCAGTTGCGTGCATTTTCATGTTCATAGCCATTCTTGCAGCAATGAGTATGATTGTCTATTTAAAGAACAAACAGGTGCTCAAACAAGTAACCTTGACATTTACTTTGCAGTGCTTGTTGCTGTATTTCACTTTGCTTAGGTCATTGGTAATGTTTATCAACCCTTACCAAACAGAGGAAAAAATTAACGACACAGTGTTCCACATGATGTGGTCATTTTCTTTACCAGGACTCACAGCAGCTTTCAGTGTGTTATTGTTAGTTTTCTTGGACACAACTAAAATGACATTAGGACCTCCAGTATTTCAAAAATTGTCAGTGCTGTTGATATTCACCGCTTGCCATTTTGTTATCGTTGTATCAGCTGACATTATTTGTGCTCTCGTCACGAGTTCCTGTGCACCAATGCTGATGTTCTGTCAAGCTCTGTTTATACTCTACGGGACCTTGTTGGCAGCCGGTTACGCCTATACAGCGATTTCTTTACACAGAAAATGTGTCACCGGCGTTATTAGTG ccGAAGAAAACAGAAAAATCATTCGTCTCATAAAAATCTCAGGATTTGCATCTTTTATTGCCTTATCTATTGCCGTGACGCACCTTTATGCCGCTTGCAGCGAATTCGGAATTTATAGTGACGTCATCTACGTAAACGCTTGGGACTGGTGGATTCTACAATCGGTTTTAAGATTTGAAGAAATTATGTCATCTTGCCTTATTCTGCTGATAGCGTTCCGCAACCCATTTGCTGGAAATTGCAGAATAAGAAACTGGATGTTAAAATCagttaacagaaaaataaaccCCTTGCCGCAAACAGATGTATCGCCGTTAGATAAGACACAAGTGACATAA